A region of the Massilia sp. erpn genome:
ATCAGACACGGACTCGACAATATTTGGTTATAGCTGAGCTTGTGTCCGATTGGGGTCTGACCCCAAGGGGACACGGGCTCGGCTATAGCGGCGGATATCAGGCGGTGGTGGAGATGCCGTATTTGCGCTGGGTGGCGTTGTATTGGCCGGCGAGGATGTCGAGGCTGGGGTGGGCGGGGTCGAGACGGCGCGCGCGTTCGAGCAGGTGGGCGGCTTGTTCGCCGAGCGGGGTTTCCCAGCCGCGTTCGTCGAGCTGCAGCAGCATGGCCTGGATGGTGGCCACCAGCACCGGGACGTTGCCTGGCGTGCGCCGCAGCGCGCTGTTGAGGGTGGTGATGGCGGCGCGGTGCTCGCCCTGGGCGCTCTTGGCGGCGGCGTCGCTGACCAGGTCCTGCACTTCGTTGCTGATGCGCTCACCCATGCTGCGCGCCAGATCGTGGCGGCCGGCTTTTTCGAAGACGCCGACGGCCTGCTCCATGGTCACGCCGCTCTCGCTGTCGTGCATCATATTCAGCATGACGCCGGAGGCTTCCTGGTCGAGCTGGTGCTGCAGGCAGCTGTACACCAATCCCATTTTCAGCTGGTTGGACAGGCCGCGCGCCATGTTCACGGCGCGCGCGGCGGTGCTGAGCTGGGCCGCCGCTTCGTTTTCCTCGCCCATCAGGTCCATCAGCAGCGCCGAGGAGAAGGCCTTGCAGGCTTCGGTGCCGGCACTGGCGCGCATCGAGCGCTCCAGGTCGCGGATCACGCCACTGGCCTGGTTGGCGTCGCCCTTGCGCACCAAGGCGCGCACCAGGTTCACATGGTCTTCGGGATCGCGGAATTCGGAATACTTGGCCTTGGCGACAACCTGCTTGAAGGCCTTTTCGGCCATGCCCAGATCGCCGCTGTCGTAGGCGATTTCGCCCAGGTGGCGCAGCCGCCGCACCATATGCGGCGAAATGGCGACGGCGTCTTCCAGCACCTTCTTGGCCTGCACTTTCTGGCCCATGGCTTCGTGCACGCGCGCCAGCAGGTCGTAGGCTGCCATCAGCTGCGGATTGTGCTCGATCACATTGTCCAGCGTCTGCTGCGCCTCTTCAAAGCGCTGCTGCTGGAACTGGCACTGGGCCAGGCCCAGATGCGCCCAACCCACCGGCCGCGTCATGAGGATGCCCTGGTACAGTAGTTCGGCGTCGCGCAAGTCGCCCAGGCGCAGATGCAGTTCGGCGCGCAGGCGGTTGAAATCGCCCGCATGGCGCGGATTGGCGCCCTGCAGCTCGGTGCAGGTGTCGATCGCCTCGCGCAGCTTGCCCTGGGCGATCAGCATATGGATCGGCGCGAACACGGCGCGCTTTTCGATGGCCTTGACGATGCGCTGCATCAGCACATCGGTGGTGAAGGGTTTCAGCACGTAGTCGGTGGGCGTCAGCTCGGCCGCGCTCACCACCTTGCTGTAGATGCCTTCCGAGGTGAGGATGATGAAGATGGTCCAGTCGCTGATCAGCTTATGGTGGCGCAGGTCTTCCAGCAGCTGCTGGCCATCCTGCCCGCTGTCGCCGCTGCCGCTGCCCAGATCGTATTCGCACAAGATGACGTCGAAGCTGCGCGCGCCCAGGTGGCGGATGGCCGTGCCGGCGCTGACCGCATATTCGATGCGGGTGATCGAGCACTGGCTCAGCATATTGTGCAGATTGGCCCGCATCCCGGGATTGGGGTCGACGATCAGCACCGACAAGTCGCTATAGTCTGGCATTGTGTTCGCACGGATCGCTCATATAGCAGTGAGCATACTCCAAGCTTGAGTAAAACATCTCACAAAACCAGCGGTTTTGGCCCTGGCAAGGGCGCAAAGCCAGGGTTTATGTCCCCAAATGTTGCTTTGACGCCAGCTTTTGGGGCCGCGTCAAGCTGACTCAGGGCTGGGAATAGGGGGGGTAAAAGAGTATAATGCCGGCAAAAGGAAATCTAGCAAGACCAGCAATCTCGTGCCAATTCTTCTTTTAATCCGCAGCCAAGCTGCATCAACCATCTCCCAACCATGTTGATTCTGCCGGGCTCCAACGCCCTGTCCGCATTTCGTAGCCAACGTCTTTTAACCCAACTCCAAGCAGTATTGCCCGCGATTTCGTCGGTGCAGGCCCGCTATGTCCACTTTGTGGATGCCGCGAACCCGCTCAGCACCGACGATACCAATCGCCTCAACGGCCTGCTGACCTACGGCGAACCGGCCCTGCCGGAACACGCCGAAGGCCATGTCGAAGAGTTCTTCGTCATTCCCCGCTTCGGCACCATCTCCCCCTGGGCTTCCAAAGCCACCGACATCGTTCACAACTGCGGCATGGCCCACATCCACCGCGTCGAGCGCGGCGTGGCCTATCGCGTGAACCTGAAGGCCGGCATCCTGGGCAGCAGCATCGGCGCCGCCAAGAAGCTGACGCCGGAAGAGGCGCAAGCCGTGGCAGCCCTGCTGCATGACCGCATGACCGAATCGGTGCTGCGCCATCCCGACCAGGCGGCCGATCTGTTCCGCAGCCTGGAAGCCAAGCCGCTGGAGTCGATCGATGTGCTGGGTGCGGGCCGCATGGCGCTGGAAAAGGCCAATACGGACCTGGGCCTGGCCATGTCGGAAGATGAAATCGATTACCTGCTGGACGCCTTCACCACGGCCAAGCGCAATCCGACCGACGTGGAACTGATGATGTTCGCCCAGGCGAACAGCGAGCATTGCCGCCACAAGATCTTCAACGCCGACTGGACCATCGACGGCGTGGCGCAGGATCTGTCCCTGTTCAAGATGATCAAGAACACCCACCAGCTGCAGCCGAAAGGCACGGTGGTGGCGTACTCGGACAACTCCTCCATCATGGAAGGCGCGGAAGTGACGCGCTTCTATCCGCGCGGCGCCGGCCACGAATACGGCGCGTCGACGGAGCTGGTGCACACCCTGATGAAGGTGGAAACCCACAACCACCCGACCGCGATTTCCCCCTTCCCAGGCGCCTCCACCGGTGCCGGCGGCGAGATCCGCGACGAGGGCGCGACCGGCCGTGGTGCCAAGCCGAAAGCTGGCCTGACCGGTTTCACCGTGTCCAACCTGATGCTGCCGGAAGCGGTGCAGGCCTGGGAGAACGCGGCCAACGTGACCGCACCGGTCGGCAAGCGCGACGAATCCACGGTCTACGGCAAGCCTGACCGCATCGCCTCGCCGCTGCAGATCATGATCGAAGGCCCGCTGGGCGGCGCCGCGTTCTCGAATGAATTCGGCCGTCCGGTGCTGGGCGGTTATTTCCGTACCTACGAACAGAATATCGGCAAGCAGTTCGCCGGCGCGCACGACACCGTGTTCGGCTATCACAAGCCGATCATGATCGCGGGCGGCATCGGCAATATCTCGGCCAAGCATACGCACAAGAACGACATCCCGG
Encoded here:
- a CDS encoding tetratricopeptide repeat-containing response regulator — its product is MPDYSDLSVLIVDPNPGMRANLHNMLSQCSITRIEYAVSAGTAIRHLGARSFDVILCEYDLGSGSGDSGQDGQQLLEDLRHHKLISDWTIFIILTSEGIYSKVVSAAELTPTDYVLKPFTTDVLMQRIVKAIEKRAVFAPIHMLIAQGKLREAIDTCTELQGANPRHAGDFNRLRAELHLRLGDLRDAELLYQGILMTRPVGWAHLGLAQCQFQQQRFEEAQQTLDNVIEHNPQLMAAYDLLARVHEAMGQKVQAKKVLEDAVAISPHMVRRLRHLGEIAYDSGDLGMAEKAFKQVVAKAKYSEFRDPEDHVNLVRALVRKGDANQASGVIRDLERSMRASAGTEACKAFSSALLMDLMGEENEAAAQLSTAARAVNMARGLSNQLKMGLVYSCLQHQLDQEASGVMLNMMHDSESGVTMEQAVGVFEKAGRHDLARSMGERISNEVQDLVSDAAAKSAQGEHRAAITTLNSALRRTPGNVPVLVATIQAMLLQLDERGWETPLGEQAAHLLERARRLDPAHPSLDILAGQYNATQRKYGISTTA